Proteins encoded in a region of the Odocoileus virginianus isolate 20LAN1187 ecotype Illinois chromosome 9, Ovbor_1.2, whole genome shotgun sequence genome:
- the SUV39H2 gene encoding histone-lysine N-methyltransferase SUV39H2 isoform X4 codes for MEYYLVKWKGWPDSTNTWEPLQNLKCPLLLQQFSNDKHNYLSQVKKGKAITLKENHRALKPAVAEYIVKKAKQRIALQRWQDELNRRKTHKGMIFVENTVDLEGPPSDFYYINEYKPAPGISLVNEATFGCSCRDCFFEKCCPAEAGVLLAYNKNQQIKIPPGTPIYECNSRCQCGPDCPNRIVQKGTQYSLCIFRTSNGCGWGVKTLVKIKRMSFVMEYVGEVITSEEAERRGQLYDNKGITYLFDLDYESDEFTVDAARYGNVSHFVNHSCDPNLQVFNVFIDNLDTRLPRIALFSTRTINAGEELTFDYQMKGSGDVSSDSIDHSPAKKRARTVCKCGAVTCRGYLN; via the exons ATGGAATATTATCTTGTAAAATGGAAAGGATGGCCAGATTCTACAAATACTTGGGAACCTTTGCAAAATCTCAAGTGCCCATTACTACTTCAGCAGTTCTCTAATGACAAGCATAATTATTTATCTCAGGTAAAGAAAGGCAAAGCAATAACTCTCAAAGAAAATCACAGAGCCTTGAAACCTGCTGTTGCTGAATACATTGTGAAGAAGGCTAAGCAAAGGATAGCCCTGCAGAGGTGGCAGGATGAACTCAACAGAAGGAAGACTCACAAAGGAATGATTTTTGTTGAAAATACTGTGGACTTAGAGGGGCCCCCTTCAGACTTCTACTACATTAATGAATACAAACCAGCTCCTGGAATCAGCTTAGTAAATGAAGCTACCTTTGGTTGTTCATGCAGAGattgcttctttgaaaaatgttgtCCTGCTGAAGCTGGAGTTCTTTTGGCTtataataaaaatcaacaaattaaaaTCCCACCTGGTACCCCCATTTACGAGTGCAACTCACGGTGTCAGTGTGGACCCGATTGTCCCAACAGGATTGTACAGAAAGGCACACAGTATTCGCTTTGCATCTTTCGAACCAGCAATGGCTGTGGCTGGGGTGTAAAAACCcttgtgaagattaaaagaatGAGTTTTGTCATGGAATATGTTGGAGAG gtaaTCACCAGCGAGGAAGCCGAGAGACGTGGGCAGTTATATGACAACAAAGGAATCACATATCTCTTTGATCTGGACTATGAATCTGATGAATTCACAGTGGATGCAGCTCGATACGGAAATGTGTCTCATTTTGTGAATCACAGT TGTGACCCAAACCTTCAGGTGTTCAATGTTTTCATTGATAACCTCGATACCCGTCTTCCCCGAATAGCATTATTTTCCACGAGAACTATCAATGCTGGAGAAGAACTCACTTTTGATTATCAAATGAAAG GTTCTGGAGATGTATCTTCAGATTCTATTGACCACAGCCCAGCCAAAAAGAGAGCCAGAACTGTGTGCAAATGTGGAGCTGTGACTTGCAGAGGTTACCTCAACTGA